Part of the Niallia alba genome is shown below.
TTCGTACCGTGAATAAAGGGATTCATATTATTTAGTGTAGGGAATACGTTATTTAATACTATCTAGAAATGAGACTAGCTCTAAATTGAAGCATCCAATCTTATTATTTTGGGATGAATTCTGTTATTTAGAGCTAGTCTTTTTTATCATCTTTAGCATGAAGACCCTTTCCTCAAAAATCGAATAAGAGTTGAGGTGGGGAAGTTCTATTTTTAAAAACGGAAAAATGAATGAGTTGGAAAAATAGAGAAAAACAATTAGGGTCTTTATGCCTATTTTTAGTGTTGGTATTAGAAAGAATAGATAAAAAATCATGTCTTCTGCTAAAATCAATAGTGAAATATATACATAAAAAGTGTGAGGGTTTTTTGGCTTACAATTCTTATTTTTTGGCTGAATGGATAGGAATGTAAATGATAAAAATAAAGAAGCTGATTATTGGAGAAAATGAAATAGTGCCAATCTATATAAAGACGGTTGAAATAAAATAGGTAAAATAGAATGCTATATAACATAGAGAGTAAAGGTATGAAAGAAGAATATTCAGTAATTTATTGGAACTATTACACAAATGGGATTTTTTTGTTGAAAAAAAGGGGATATAAATGGTTAAGTTGTATTATATTCTTTTGCGTTTATCCCACTCTTCACGGACAGTAAGACGCCCCCCTCAAGCTTATAAGAATACGAGGAAGCTAGGTGGTAACTGCCCGTAAAGGTCCGATTGGTTCAACTAACCATCAGTGGGGGAGGAAGGAAAGCCCCCACTGATGGAAGTTTCACTTTATAGATATGTTTGGGTTTGTTCATTGTTCTAAGAGGAGGGTATTTAATGGCGAAGGAGTCAACAACAGAAGAAAAGCAAGCTTGGGAAATGTGGATTAATTCGAGAGATCAAGAGGCTGGCAATCAATTAATAAAAAAGTATATGCCCTTAGTCAGTTTTCATGTGCAAAGAATCTCAATAGGATTACCAAAAAGCGTATCCCGAGATGAACTAACAAGTCTTGGAATGATGGGCTTATATGATGCTTTACAACGATTTGATCCGAATAGAGACTTGAAATTTGATACATATGCATCTTTTCGAATTAGAGGTAGTATAATTGATGGACTTCGTAAAGAAGATTGGCTATCAAGGGGAACAAGGGAAAAATCAAAAAAGATTGAGGCTACTATTGAAAAACTTGAACAAAAATTAATGAGAAATATTACGGTTCAAGAAATTGCTGATGAGTTAGGGACTAGTGTAGATGAAGTGTATGCAACAATGAATGAACACTTTTTTGCTAATATCCTATCTATTGATGAGCAAATGAATGAGAGCGAAGAGAAAGAGGCACAAAGTTTCTCGATTCGAGATGATAAAACGGTTATACCAGAAGAAAAAGTAGTAAAAGATGAGCTAGTTCAAGAGATGGCAGACAAAATTAAGGAGCTTAATGATAAAGAACAGCTTGTAATCAGTTTGTTTTATAAGGAGGAATTAACCTTAACGGAGATTGGACAAGTAATGAACTTATCTACTTCTAGAATATCGCAGATTCATTCAAAAGCTATTTTTAAATTAAGGCATTCATTGGAAAAAGTAATTTAATGAGTAGGGTGTGGTGCACATGAGTTTAAAAGCAATAGAGATGCAAGTTGCATTACCGAGAACTTATGATGCAGGAAAGCTACAAGAACAACAGGATCAAAAACATCAGCAAATGTATTCCATTGCTTCACAAGAAGCCGGTAAGGAAGAGGTAAGGAAAAGAACAACGGTTATAAAGGGAGAAGGAAAAGGGAAAGTTACTTCTCATAAGAAAAAAGATAAACAGGTATTCGGTCAACAAAATAGCGAAGAAGAAATAGAACTAGATGAAATAGAGAGTAGACAAACGATACATCCTTATAAAGGACAAAGTATCGACTTTAGTGGATAGAGGGATGAAATGGTTAATTTTTTACTTTTTTTAAGTATTACTTTAAATTTAATTGCTATTCTTTGTATCGTAATATTGTATGTTCGTCAAAATCGGTTTGCGGACCTAGAAAAGGATCAGAAAAAGACTTTAGAAGAAATGGAAGAAGTGATCGCCACTTTTATCTCGGAAATTAAAGAGGAAAATGAGCAGTTCTTGGATAAACTTTATTCTCACCCAAAAGAGTCATCACATGAAAGAGAAGAGGAAAAAAGCAAGGATGAATCAGCAAGTCCTGATTTTAAGCCGAAAGAGTTGAAAGTGAATAAAGCAATGCTAAATGTCTATCAGAAAACGGTTCCTACTATTGAAACGACAAGTAAAAAAGAAGATCGCTTGGAAAAAGAAGATGTGAATGAGTTATTGAATTTAATACTACCTTCAGAGAAAGAGCCGAAGAAAAAGTCGATTCTTGAAATAGCAAAATCGATGCAAGCAGAAGGGAAAAGTATCGAAGAAATAGCAAAATCGTTAAACAAAGGCAAGACTGAAATGGAATTGCTACTGAAATTTAGACAAAATTCGTAAATATACTTGATTGCAAAGTTTACATATGCTATATTAACACATGGTGTTAATACACACGCTTTTGGATTTAATCATTGGTGCTGTAATTTTACAGTTTTGATTAAAAATGAAAAAAGCGGAGGAAATCAAAACCATTAGGAGGAAAAAACATGTCAGTTATTTCAATGAAACAATTACTTGAAGCTGGTGTACATTTCGGTCACCAAACTCGCCGTTGGAACCCAAAAATGAAAAAATATATTTTCACAGAGCGTAACGGCATTTACATCATCGATCTTCAAAAAACAGTTAAAAAGGTTGAAGAAGCTTATAACTATGTGAAAGAATTAGCTGGAAACGGCGGTACAGTTCTTTTTGTTGGTACTAAAAAGCAAGCACAAGATTCAGTTAAAGAGGAAGCTATCCGTTCTGGTCAATACTATGTAAACCAACGCTGGTTAGGTGGAACTTTAACTAACTTTGAAACTATCCAAAAACGTATTGCGCGTCTTAAAGATATTGAAAGAATGGCTGAAGATGGTACATTCGACGTACTTCCTAAAAAAGAAGTAGTTCAATTAAACAAAGAGCTTGAGCGTTTAGAAAAATTCCTAGGCGGAATTAAAGATATGAAAAAAATTCCTGACTGCTTATTCATCGTAGATCCACGTAAAGAACGTATTGCAGTTGCAGAAGCTCATAAATTAAATATTCCAATCGTTGGTATTGTTGATACTAACTGTGATCCAGACGAAATTGATGTTGTTATTCCTGCGAATGATGATGCAATCCGTGCTGTTAAATTATTAACTGCAAAAATGGCAGATGCTATTCTTGAAGCTAAACAAGGCGAAGAAGTAACAACTGCTTAATTAGAACCGCATGACTTGTTATACGTATTAGTTTAGGATCATTAGATAAATAAACTTGATGGATAATAAGTAATTGTTTAGGGACTTGTGGAAAAGGTGATAAAGAGCAACCCTCTTATCACCTTTTTTTCAAGCATCCTGCTTAAAAATGAAATAAATTGGTTAAAAAAATAATACATAAACCTTAAGGAGGCAAATTACTATGGCTGTTACAGCTCAAATGGTAAAAGAACTACGTGAAAAAACTGGTGCTGGAATGATGGATTGTAAAAAAGCACTTACTGAAACTAATGGTGATTTAGATAAAGCAATTGACTTCTTACGTGAAAAAGGTATTGCAAGTGCTGCTAAAAAAGCTGATCGTGTAGCTGCTGAAGGTTCTACTTACATTTCAGTAGAGGGAAACGAAGCAGTAATTCTTGAAGTAAACTCTGAAACAGATTTCGTTGCGAAAAACGAAGGTTTCCAAAACTTAGTAAAAGAACTTGCTTCACATATCTTAGCAGTTAAGCCTGCAACTGTTGAAGAAGCACATGCTTCAAACATCATTGAAGGAACTACTGTTGAATCACACATCAATGCTGCTATTGCTAAAATTGGTGAAAAATTATCTTTACGTCGTTTTGAAATCAAAACAAAAACAGATAACGATTCATTTGGTGCTTACCTTCATATGGGCGGACGCATTGGTGTTCTAACTGTTCTAGAAGGAACTACTGATGAATCAGCTGCTAAGGATGTTGCAATGCACATCGCTGCATTAAACCCTAAATATGTTTCTCGTGACCAAGTTTCTCAAGAAGAAGTGGCACATGAGAGAGAAGTATTAACACAACAAGCACTTAACGAAGGTAAACCAGCTAATATCGTTGAGAAAATGGTTGAAGGCCGCTTAGGTAAATATTTTGAAGATGTATGTGTACTTGATCAATCATTTGTTAAAAACCCAGATCAAAAGGTTCGTCAATTTGTAGAATCTAAGGGTGCAACTTTACGTGAATTCGTTCGTTACGAAGTTGGAGAAGGTATCGAAAAACGTGAAGATAACTTCGCTGAAGAAGTAATGAACCAAGTAAATAAGAAATAATAAGTGAACGATTAATGTTTTCATAGGGGGCACCATGGTGTTCCCTATTTTTCAAGATATTAAAAATAAAGCGGAGGTTTCCATGAGTAGTAATCCAAAATATAAACGTGTTGTTCTGAAATTAAGTGGGGAAGCATTAGCCGGTGAAGCTGGATTTGGTATTAACCCTAGCGTAATAAAAAATGTAGCACAGCAAGTGAAGGAAGTTGCAGATCTTGGTGTAGAAGCTGCTGTAGTAGTTGGCGGCGGAAATATTTGGCGCGGTAAAATCGGGGAAGAAATGGGAATGGACCGTGCTAACGCTGATTACATGGGAATGCTTGCTACAGTAATGAATTCATTGGCGCTTCAAGATAGTTTAGAGCAAATGGGCATCGAAACACGTGTCCAATCTTCTATTGAAATGAGACAGGTAGCTGAACCATATATTAGAAGACGTGCGATTCGCCATCTTGAGAAGAAACGTGTTGTGATTTTTGCAGCAGGAACAGGAAACCCTTATTTCTCAACAGATACAACAGCTGCCCTAAGAGCTGCTGAAATTGAAGCAGATGTTATTTTAATGGCAAAAAATAATGTAGACGGCGTATATTCAGCAGATCCGAAAGTGGATAAATCTGCTACAAAATATGAAGAACTTACTTATTTTGATGTCATTAAAGATGGTCTAGCTGTAATGGATTCAACCGCTTCATCATTATGTATGGACAATGATATTCCGTTAATTGTATTCTCTATTATGGAAAACGGTAATATTAAAAGAGCTGTAATGGGCGAGACAATTGGAACAATAGTGAGGGGGAAAAATAATGCCTAAACAAATTATCGCTAATACAAAGGAAAGAATGGATAAAGCAATCCAAAGTTATTCGCGTGAACTTGCAAGTATTCGAGCTGGAAGAGCAAATGCTTCGTTATTAGACAGAATCTCCGTAGATTATTATGGAGCACCAACACCAATTAATCAACTTGCTGGTATCAGTGTTCCAGAAGCTAGATTGCTTGTTATTCAACCATATGATAAAAGTATTCTTGGGGACATTGAAAAAGCAATTCTTAAATCAGATATTGGATTAAATCCTTCTAACGATGGAAGTGTTATCCGTCTTTCTATTCCTATGCTAACGGAAGAACGTCGTAAGGAATTAGTGAAGAATGTGAAAAAAGAATCCGAAGAAGCGAAAATTGCTATTCGTAATATTCGTCGAGACGGTAATGATGACTTGAAAAAATTAGAGAAAAACGGAGATATCACAGAAGATGATCTTCGCGGTTATAATGATGATATTCAAAAATTAACTGACGAATACATCGTTAAAGTCGATGCTTTGACAAAAGAGAAAGAAAAAGAAATTTTAGAAGTATAACACTAAATTAGCTTATGGAATGCGAAGTTTAATATGGTGAGTTGATTAAGCGTAGGATACGGGATTCCCGCGGGGGATGAGGGAAGTGTGAGACCCCACAAGTAAAGCCGAGGAGCACCATCCCTCCCCACGGAAAGCAAGAACTCCTTGGTGCAATCAACAGGCTTTATATATATGTTGATTTAACCCTCTACTTTATAGGGGGTTTTTTTCTTCATCTCATCAAAAACCAGATTTAAATAATGTCCAAAATATTAATTCTTTTGCCCTAAAATAGTCAAAACAAGGGAGTTTTTAATTTCATAGTTGCTTAAGCTGACTATTTTCCTATAATATAGAAAGGGAACTTATTCTGTTATCCTATTATTGGATAAGATTATTAGACAAAAGAATTTAATAGAAAAGTGGATCCTTGTTTATAACGAATAAATATCATTATCTTGATGATTATCATCATAATCGTTTAGTAGAGAATATAAATAGATACAGGTCATTTACCGTATGTATATTACTGTTAATAGAAGGATACATAAGGGATCTATTTTGGAGGAGCTATTTTATGTTTAACAAAATAAGGTTATGGAAGAAGAAACCTGTTTCTTCTAATCTCCAAGACCGTATATCAGCACTTAAAATGCGACAAATTCCAGAACATGTTGCAATTATCATGGATGGAAACGGTCGATGGGCAAAAAAAAGAACCTTGCCTAGAATTGCCGGCCATCATGAAGGAATGAAATGTGTAAAGCGAATTACAACAAGTGCAAATGATCTTGGAATTAAAGTGTTAACTTTATATGCTTTTTCCACAGAGAATTGGAAAAGGCCAAAATCGGAAGTAGATTATATTATGTCACTACCTGAACAATTTCTCGGTACGTTCTTGCCTGAATTGATTGAAAAAAATGTTCGAGTAACTGCTATTGGTTATACAGAAGGGTTGCCGGAGTCTACACTTAATTCGCTAAATCATGCCGTGGAACAAACAAAGTATAATACGGGTCTTCAATTAAACTTTGCTTTAAATTACGGCTCTCGGGCTGAAATCATAGATGCTGTTAAAAATGTTGTAAAAGACAGTGAAACGGGGAAAATAGAGATAGATAACTTTTCAGAAGAAATGTTTTCTACTTATTTAATGACAGGGAAAATAATTGAACCTGATCTATTAATTCGTACAAGTGGGGAAGTAAGAATTAGCAATTTTATGTTATGGCAAATAGCTTATTCCGAGCTATATTTTACTGATGTATTATGGCCGGATTTCAGTGAACTACATTTAATCGAAGCAATCGAAGAATTTCAAAACAGACAACGCCGTTTTGGTGGAGTCTGAAGAGAGTTGGGTTAGAGAGATGAAGCAAAGAATCATTACAGCAGTTATTGCAATAGCCGTATTTTTACCGTTTGTATTAATTGGGAAACTACCATTAGTGTTGTTTACTTTTCTATTAGTTGGAGTCGGTATATTTGAAATGTATCGGATGAGAAAAATATCCTTTTTTTCTGTTCCAGGGCTACTATCATTATTAGCGGTATGGATGATAGTATTGCCAAACCATTATCTTGCTAATTTGAATATGACAAAAATAGAAATTGGTTTAATTGCTGTTTTGTTATATTTAACTTATATGGTTTTTTCTAAAAATCGATTTACCTTTGATGATGTTGCATTCTCCATATTAGCTGTTATTTACATAGGAACAGGTTTTCATTTCTTCATTGAAATTAGAGAAACGCATTTAGCGTATCTTATTTATTCCTTATTTATCATTTGGGCAACTGATTCTGGCGCATATTTTATTGGTAAAGCTATTGGTAAGAGAAAGCTATGGCCGGAAATCAGTCCAAATAAAACCGTAGAAGGTTTTTTAGGTGGTATTCTATGTGCTTTAGTGGTAGGAGTTCTATTTAGTGTGTTTGACTACATACAATGGTCTATAGGCTTTGCTTTTACTACCGTTATTTTATCTATTTTTGGACAAATTGGGGATTTAACAGAATCAGCGTTAAAACGTTATTATGATGTAAAAGACTCTGGTAGTTTATTACCAGGACATGGCGGGATTCTTGATCGTTTTGATAGCCTTATTTTTGTCTGGCCACTTCTTTATTTTATCTTTGAACGATTTCTTGATTTAATTTAAGGTTGTTTTTTTTAAAAATCGTTGTTTTTTCAATAGGAGAAAAGAATTAGTTGGAAAAATGGAGCAGCCAGAATACACGTAGACTCCTGTGGGATTAGCGAGACAGTCTGAGACCCCGGAGGCAAAGCTGAGGAGGCTTAAGCTTAGCCCCACGGAAAGCGAAGTGTATTCCGGCTGCGGGTAATAGCAACAAACTATACGAGAACAGCCTAATTTAAAATAAATAGTAGGAAATATGGGTGTAGGAGTGAGGTAGTGAAGTATATTAGTTTGCTTGGGGCAACTGGTTCGATTGGAACGCAAACCTTGGATGTTATTAAAAATCATCCTGACATGTTCCAGTTAGTTGCCTTTTCATCAGGAAGAAATATGGAACTTACAAAAAAGATAATCCAAAAATTTAGACCATCGCTTGTTTCTGTTGCCGAAAAACAAGATTATGACCAATTAAAACAAATCTTTCCGACTATACGTTTTAGCTATGGAATGGAAGGCTTGGTTGAGGTAGCTGTTTTCGATAAAGCGGATATACTCGTGAATGCAGTAATTGGAAGCGTGGGTCTCCATCCAACGCTACAAGCAATTGAAGCTAAAAAGGTTATAGCAATTGCA
Proteins encoded:
- a CDS encoding FliA/WhiG family RNA polymerase sigma factor, whose translation is MAKESTTEEKQAWEMWINSRDQEAGNQLIKKYMPLVSFHVQRISIGLPKSVSRDELTSLGMMGLYDALQRFDPNRDLKFDTYASFRIRGSIIDGLRKEDWLSRGTREKSKKIEATIEKLEQKLMRNITVQEIADELGTSVDEVYATMNEHFFANILSIDEQMNESEEKEAQSFSIRDDKTVIPEEKVVKDELVQEMADKIKELNDKEQLVISLFYKEELTLTEIGQVMNLSTSRISQIHSKAIFKLRHSLEKVI
- the rpsB gene encoding 30S ribosomal protein S2; its protein translation is MSVISMKQLLEAGVHFGHQTRRWNPKMKKYIFTERNGIYIIDLQKTVKKVEEAYNYVKELAGNGGTVLFVGTKKQAQDSVKEEAIRSGQYYVNQRWLGGTLTNFETIQKRIARLKDIERMAEDGTFDVLPKKEVVQLNKELERLEKFLGGIKDMKKIPDCLFIVDPRKERIAVAEAHKLNIPIVGIVDTNCDPDEIDVVIPANDDAIRAVKLLTAKMADAILEAKQGEEVTTA
- the tsf gene encoding translation elongation factor Ts — encoded protein: MAVTAQMVKELREKTGAGMMDCKKALTETNGDLDKAIDFLREKGIASAAKKADRVAAEGSTYISVEGNEAVILEVNSETDFVAKNEGFQNLVKELASHILAVKPATVEEAHASNIIEGTTVESHINAAIAKIGEKLSLRRFEIKTKTDNDSFGAYLHMGGRIGVLTVLEGTTDESAAKDVAMHIAALNPKYVSRDQVSQEEVAHEREVLTQQALNEGKPANIVEKMVEGRLGKYFEDVCVLDQSFVKNPDQKVRQFVESKGATLREFVRYEVGEGIEKREDNFAEEVMNQVNKK
- the pyrH gene encoding UMP kinase; its protein translation is MSSNPKYKRVVLKLSGEALAGEAGFGINPSVIKNVAQQVKEVADLGVEAAVVVGGGNIWRGKIGEEMGMDRANADYMGMLATVMNSLALQDSLEQMGIETRVQSSIEMRQVAEPYIRRRAIRHLEKKRVVIFAAGTGNPYFSTDTTAALRAAEIEADVILMAKNNVDGVYSADPKVDKSATKYEELTYFDVIKDGLAVMDSTASSLCMDNDIPLIVFSIMENGNIKRAVMGETIGTIVRGKNNA
- the frr gene encoding ribosome recycling factor, which produces MPKQIIANTKERMDKAIQSYSRELASIRAGRANASLLDRISVDYYGAPTPINQLAGISVPEARLLVIQPYDKSILGDIEKAILKSDIGLNPSNDGSVIRLSIPMLTEERRKELVKNVKKESEEAKIAIRNIRRDGNDDLKKLEKNGDITEDDLRGYNDDIQKLTDEYIVKVDALTKEKEKEILEV
- a CDS encoding isoprenyl transferase, producing MFNKIRLWKKKPVSSNLQDRISALKMRQIPEHVAIIMDGNGRWAKKRTLPRIAGHHEGMKCVKRITTSANDLGIKVLTLYAFSTENWKRPKSEVDYIMSLPEQFLGTFLPELIEKNVRVTAIGYTEGLPESTLNSLNHAVEQTKYNTGLQLNFALNYGSRAEIIDAVKNVVKDSETGKIEIDNFSEEMFSTYLMTGKIIEPDLLIRTSGEVRISNFMLWQIAYSELYFTDVLWPDFSELHLIEAIEEFQNRQRRFGGV
- a CDS encoding phosphatidate cytidylyltransferase; translation: MKQRIITAVIAIAVFLPFVLIGKLPLVLFTFLLVGVGIFEMYRMRKISFFSVPGLLSLLAVWMIVLPNHYLANLNMTKIEIGLIAVLLYLTYMVFSKNRFTFDDVAFSILAVIYIGTGFHFFIEIRETHLAYLIYSLFIIWATDSGAYFIGKAIGKRKLWPEISPNKTVEGFLGGILCALVVGVLFSVFDYIQWSIGFAFTTVILSIFGQIGDLTESALKRYYDVKDSGSLLPGHGGILDRFDSLIFVWPLLYFIFERFLDLI